One segment of Gammaproteobacteria bacterium DNA contains the following:
- the mutM gene encoding bifunctional DNA-formamidopyrimidine glycosylase/DNA-(apurinic or apyrimidinic site) lyase, producing the protein MPELPEVETTVRGIAPHISNQRISDVVVRQTKLRYPVPDILHTTLRRQILTSVSRRAKYLLLHFENGTMIIHLGMSGSLRILTSDQGPGKHDHVDLIFENGKILRYRDPRRFGMIDWTDQSPESYHLLSKLGPEPFDVDFNGGYLFQLSRKRSIPVKQLVMDNHVVVGVGNIYASESLFLSGIRPGRRANRVTQTEFDTLARNIVQVLQQAITQGGTTLKDFTNSDGRPGYFAQSLNVYGRAGEPCTTCGSEIKSKTIAQRNSFYCPRCQT; encoded by the coding sequence ATGCCTGAATTACCTGAAGTCGAAACAACCGTGCGCGGAATTGCTCCGCATATTTCAAACCAGCGCATATCTGATGTCGTGGTAAGGCAAACCAAGTTACGCTATCCGGTGCCCGACATTCTTCACACAACACTTAGGCGCCAAATCCTGACCAGCGTCTCTCGACGCGCTAAATATCTGCTATTGCACTTCGAAAACGGTACGATGATTATCCACCTTGGTATGTCCGGTAGTTTACGCATATTGACCAGCGATCAGGGACCGGGCAAACACGACCATGTCGACTTAATATTTGAGAATGGCAAGATCTTGCGCTATCGGGATCCCCGCCGCTTCGGCATGATAGATTGGACGGATCAATCACCTGAATCCTACCACCTACTTTCAAAGCTAGGACCCGAACCATTTGATGTCGATTTTAACGGAGGGTATTTGTTTCAGCTTTCAAGGAAACGCAGCATACCTGTAAAACAGCTGGTCATGGACAATCATGTCGTCGTTGGCGTAGGAAATATTTACGCCAGCGAATCATTATTTCTTAGTGGAATAAGACCAGGCAGACGAGCAAACCGAGTCACTCAGACTGAGTTCGATACCCTGGCACGTAATATCGTGCAGGTACTTCAACAGGCGATTACCCAAGGCGGAACGACCTTAAAAGATTTTACCAACAGTGATGGCAGGCCCGGATACTTTGCACAGTCATTAAATGTTTATGGCCGTGCAGGTGAACCATGTACGACATGTGGCTCGGAGATCAAATCAAAGACTATCGCTCAGCGAAACAGTTTCTACTGCCCAAGGTGTCAAACTTGA
- a CDS encoding YbaN family protein: MMSEDYSHTARIVRSSALRILLLVAGTIFVGLGIIGIVVPGLPTTPFLLLAAACYARSSERFYWWLLENRWFGPSIRQWRETKSIPSKSKKTAIVLVILSFGVTIIFFAPYIWLKAVLLMMASISLFFISRLPVRDDVQV, translated from the coding sequence ATGATGAGCGAAGATTATAGTCATACTGCCCGAATAGTGCGATCGTCAGCGCTTCGAATCTTATTACTCGTTGCGGGTACGATTTTCGTTGGGCTGGGCATAATAGGTATCGTAGTGCCTGGTTTGCCAACCACGCCTTTTCTTCTATTGGCTGCAGCTTGCTATGCGCGCAGCTCAGAACGATTTTACTGGTGGTTATTGGAAAATCGTTGGTTTGGTCCGTCTATTCGCCAATGGCGGGAAACTAAATCCATCCCATCGAAAAGTAAAAAAACCGCGATAGTTTTAGTTATATTAAGCTTTGGCGTTACCATCATATTTTTTGCCCCATATATTTGGCTAAAAGCGGTACTACTGATGATGGCGAGTATTTCCCTGTTTTTCATATCACGACTGCCGGTGCGAGACGACGTTCAAGTTTGA
- a CDS encoding DUF1439 domain-containing protein: MTKKIQFNLISLLMFMNIATGAYAFSNAIYLSEAQIQQRVDSAFPQSIGTTTLGAQFHTPKVHLSKNENRVTLEVMVKLLTPSSSQQAAKLFVSGTPYYVPEQAEFRLNSLNVDALDIKHLSANEAIQIQIFANLALTEVMLDIPIYTLNDKDLREKIAKKRLKSARVVDGQLELEMSLD; encoded by the coding sequence ATGACGAAAAAAATTCAATTTAACCTCATTTCCTTGCTGATGTTCATGAATATCGCCACAGGCGCCTATGCTTTTAGTAATGCAATTTATTTGTCGGAAGCGCAGATACAGCAACGTGTAGACAGCGCCTTTCCCCAAAGCATCGGCACTACAACACTAGGCGCTCAATTTCACACCCCTAAAGTACATTTAAGTAAAAACGAAAATCGCGTCACGCTGGAAGTCATGGTTAAACTTCTCACGCCCTCTTCCAGCCAGCAAGCTGCAAAATTATTCGTCAGCGGTACACCATACTACGTTCCGGAACAGGCAGAGTTTCGGCTTAATAGTCTAAATGTAGACGCCCTGGATATTAAACACCTGAGTGCAAACGAAGCCATTCAAATACAGATATTCGCCAATCTGGCTTTGACGGAAGTCATGTTAGACATCCCGATATACACGTTAAATGATAAAGATTTGAGGGAGAAAATTGCGAAGAAGCGCCTCAAGAGCGCACGCGTTGTAGACGGTCAACTGGAGTTGGAAATGTCTTTGGATTAG
- a CDS encoding thioredoxin fold domain-containing protein, protein MYFKGLLAGIGLICLSPISLYADLSRIPVPDDFQTLGVQIGDSGLPVMLMFAAEDCGYCERLEADHLLPMARSDEFTRKVIIRKVMIDSYRPIKDFDGGSTSGEELAHRYDVRVTPTVMLFAQNGKRLSKKLIGYSGNEYYGWDLEKLIESAGEELKKSL, encoded by the coding sequence ATGTATTTCAAGGGGTTACTAGCTGGAATCGGCTTGATATGTTTGTCACCGATTTCACTTTATGCGGATTTATCGCGAATTCCTGTTCCTGATGACTTTCAGACGCTTGGTGTGCAGATTGGCGATTCTGGACTGCCGGTTATGCTTATGTTTGCTGCGGAGGATTGTGGCTACTGTGAACGTCTCGAAGCGGATCACCTCCTCCCTATGGCGCGCAGTGATGAATTCACCCGTAAAGTTATCATTCGCAAAGTAATGATAGACAGCTATCGTCCTATCAAGGATTTTGACGGCGGTTCTACCTCGGGTGAGGAATTGGCGCATCGTTACGACGTAAGGGTAACGCCAACCGTTATGCTGTTTGCCCAAAATGGCAAACGTCTTAGCAAAAAGCTCATTGGTTATAGCGGCAATGAGTATTACGGTTGGGACCTTGAAAAGCTAATTGAATCCGCCGGAGAGGAACTGAAAAAGTCTCTCTAA
- a CDS encoding NAD(P)/FAD-dependent oxidoreductase, whose amino-acid sequence MSQSLFDIAIIGSGPGGYRAAVIAALRGQQVAIIEKHQWGGCCLNRGCVPKKDWYHTARLLEQQHYYLRGIEGKLTADIQQAWQHQHQIVSNVRDSYIQYMQRLGIRQYQGHGRLQDSNTIAIERADTVEHISSRFCILASGSTARIPHGFEPTELKVLTTDMLFESGVPAGKRVAIVGSGVIASEFAYILTQLGLDVSWLCRSRPLHRSEFSQPALTSLSNAFEGLAIAPVYYKSLEVSAIGDNVTLTRDEETLDFDWILLASGRIPHTSELGLEHTQVQVSNDGFILRDEYLQTKDPQIYAIGDCASPQMTANQALDDASVAIDNILQARTRKSRPIDVPQVVYSALELARVGLNEDQAEDAGHEPAVGFASFEHSPLALGKDQTQGFVRIIGDMDSGQFLGGEIVGDDAGELIQLLDSPSGDSQFLRHLLARSVNHPSRAEELVNAVETMASKWGMGELLNRGPSTKE is encoded by the coding sequence ATGTCACAAAGTCTCTTTGATATTGCGATTATTGGTTCAGGTCCAGGAGGCTATCGGGCCGCTGTTATTGCCGCATTAAGAGGGCAACAAGTCGCTATTATTGAGAAACATCAGTGGGGTGGCTGTTGCCTGAACCGTGGCTGCGTCCCTAAGAAAGACTGGTATCACACCGCCAGGCTTCTGGAACAACAACATTATTATTTACGCGGAATAGAGGGCAAGCTAACTGCCGACATCCAGCAGGCATGGCAACATCAACATCAAATCGTCTCGAATGTTAGAGACAGCTATATTCAGTACATGCAGCGATTGGGAATTCGACAATACCAAGGACATGGCCGGCTACAGGACAGCAATACCATAGCAATAGAACGTGCCGATACGGTAGAACACATAAGTAGTCGTTTTTGTATACTCGCCAGTGGTTCGACAGCACGAATTCCCCATGGATTCGAACCCACTGAACTTAAAGTCCTGACGACGGATATGCTGTTTGAAAGTGGCGTTCCCGCAGGTAAACGCGTTGCAATCGTCGGCAGCGGCGTTATTGCTTCAGAGTTTGCCTATATCCTTACTCAATTGGGACTGGATGTGAGCTGGTTATGCAGGAGCCGTCCTCTCCATCGTTCTGAGTTCAGCCAACCGGCTCTCACTAGCCTCAGTAACGCCTTTGAGGGACTTGCAATCGCCCCGGTTTACTACAAAAGCCTTGAAGTATCTGCAATTGGAGACAATGTAACGCTTACTCGGGATGAGGAAACTCTAGATTTTGACTGGATATTGCTAGCCAGCGGGCGAATTCCTCACACTAGCGAACTGGGGTTAGAACACACTCAGGTACAGGTTTCAAACGACGGATTCATTTTACGCGACGAATATCTGCAAACTAAGGACCCTCAGATTTACGCCATTGGCGATTGTGCATCTCCACAGATGACAGCTAATCAGGCGCTTGATGACGCGTCGGTAGCGATAGACAACATACTCCAGGCACGCACAAGAAAAAGCCGTCCTATTGATGTCCCCCAGGTAGTCTACAGTGCGCTGGAACTGGCGCGTGTTGGATTGAACGAGGACCAGGCTGAAGACGCCGGGCATGAACCGGCTGTTGGATTCGCGTCTTTCGAGCATTCCCCTCTCGCGCTAGGCAAAGACCAAACCCAAGGCTTTGTCCGTATTATTGGTGATATGGACAGTGGTCAATTTCTCGGAGGTGAAATCGTCGGCGACGATGCGGGAGAATTGATTCAATTATTGGATTCTCCTTCTGGCGATAGCCAATTTTTACGCCACCTGCTTGCACGCTCAGTCAACCATCCCAGCCGCGCGGAGGAACTGGTCAACGCCGTAGAGACCATGGCGAGCAAATGGGGCATGGGTGAACTACTGAATCGCGGTCCCAGCACTAAAGAATAG
- a CDS encoding cytochrome c1: MKKSFLVSAMFFIGSGLFTAQAIASSSEHPLADVDIELSQEAYQRGAKVVMNVCNLCHELKYIRYRNLLDIGFSEEEINGFRGDKAMDEVLSASMKPSVANKAFGMVPPDLSLMAKARKKGDKYIYTLLTSYHETAENQYDNKLFPGIRMPDIFDWSVEVDENRRAYQEQRIKDVVAFLVWTSDPNADARKSLGVWVIAYLVLLTLLLWIWKKKVWAKLD, encoded by the coding sequence ATGAAAAAATCTTTCCTTGTTTCAGCGATGTTTTTTATCGGTAGCGGTTTGTTTACGGCTCAGGCCATCGCTTCCTCATCGGAGCATCCGCTTGCCGACGTCGATATCGAGTTGAGTCAGGAGGCATATCAACGCGGCGCAAAAGTGGTTATGAATGTGTGTAACCTTTGCCACGAGCTGAAATATATCCGTTATCGCAATCTTCTCGATATTGGTTTTAGTGAAGAGGAAATCAATGGTTTTCGCGGGGACAAAGCGATGGACGAGGTATTGTCGGCGTCGATGAAGCCATCGGTGGCGAACAAGGCCTTTGGCATGGTGCCACCAGATTTGTCTCTGATGGCCAAGGCGCGCAAAAAAGGTGACAAGTATATCTACACCTTGCTCACTTCATACCATGAGACGGCAGAGAATCAATACGACAACAAATTGTTTCCGGGGATACGCATGCCGGATATCTTTGATTGGTCGGTTGAAGTCGATGAAAATCGACGCGCTTACCAGGAGCAACGTATCAAGGATGTCGTGGCATTCCTCGTATGGACATCTGATCCGAATGCGGATGCCCGTAAAAGCCTGGGGGTATGGGTCATTGCCTATTTAGTGCTACTTACTTTGCTATTGTGGATATGGAAGAAGAAAGTTTGGGCTAAATTGGATTAA
- a CDS encoding cytochrome b N-terminal domain-containing protein, whose product MSNKLIAWIDERFPLTAFIKHELTEYPVPRNLSYWWNFGFLAGLVLVIQLVSGIFLAMHFKADAGMAFDSVEHIMRNVNYGWLIRYMHSTGASAFFIVIYIHMARTLYYGSYRQPRELMWWTGQILLIMLMATAFMGYLLPWGQMSYWGAQVITNLFRATPFIGDELVVWLRGDFSVGDPTVSRFFALHYLFPFLIFAMVTIHVVALHMVKSSNPSGLNLGAKDNIPFHPYFTVKDAFSIGIFLIIFAYFMFYAPNTFIEADNYIPADPLKTPAHIVPEWYFLPFYAILRAVPDLLGGVVAMALSLLIFAAMPYLDRSSIPGGARYRPFYRILFIVFSIDVVVLAYVGAKPPEGMLIPIGQFATFMYFGLFALLPVISRKEEAWLLKRGLPPKVQELVDAEVMQRKQRAAEKMARRKK is encoded by the coding sequence ATGAGCAACAAATTAATTGCATGGATAGACGAACGTTTTCCACTTACTGCGTTTATCAAACACGAATTGACGGAGTACCCGGTACCGCGCAATCTCAGCTACTGGTGGAATTTTGGGTTCCTTGCTGGGCTGGTACTGGTCATACAGCTAGTCAGTGGTATTTTCCTGGCAATGCACTTCAAGGCCGATGCAGGCATGGCCTTCGATTCGGTTGAGCATATTATGCGTAACGTCAACTACGGTTGGTTGATCCGTTATATGCACTCTACCGGCGCATCTGCATTCTTTATCGTTATCTATATTCACATGGCGAGAACGCTGTACTACGGCTCTTATCGTCAGCCGCGTGAATTGATGTGGTGGACCGGACAGATATTACTCATCATGTTGATGGCGACGGCGTTCATGGGCTATTTACTGCCATGGGGGCAGATGTCGTATTGGGGTGCACAGGTAATCACTAATTTGTTCCGCGCTACACCATTTATTGGTGACGAGTTGGTGGTGTGGTTACGCGGTGACTTCTCTGTTGGTGATCCAACGGTCTCGCGATTTTTTGCGCTGCACTATCTGTTTCCGTTCCTGATCTTTGCGATGGTGACCATACACGTGGTGGCCTTGCATATGGTGAAGAGTAGTAATCCTTCCGGCCTGAATCTGGGTGCCAAGGACAATATTCCATTCCATCCGTACTTCACGGTTAAGGATGCATTTAGCATAGGCATTTTCCTGATTATCTTTGCCTACTTTATGTTTTATGCGCCCAATACCTTTATCGAAGCAGATAACTACATTCCGGCCGATCCACTGAAGACGCCGGCGCATATTGTTCCCGAATGGTACTTCTTACCATTCTATGCGATCTTGCGTGCGGTGCCCGATCTTCTTGGTGGAGTTGTGGCGATGGCATTGTCCTTGTTGATATTTGCTGCAATGCCTTATCTGGATCGATCATCAATTCCCGGCGGGGCGAGATACAGGCCGTTCTATCGCATACTCTTTATCGTCTTTTCCATTGATGTGGTGGTGTTAGCCTATGTCGGCGCCAAACCGCCAGAAGGCATGCTGATTCCGATTGGCCAGTTTGCAACATTTATGTACTTCGGATTATTTGCTCTGTTGCCAGTTATTTCACGTAAGGAAGAGGCCTGGTTGCTCAAGCGAGGTCTGCCGCCAAAAGTGCAGGAACTTGTCGATGCGGAAGTCATGCAGCGCAAACAGCGCGCAGCCGAAAAAATGGCAAGGAGAAAAAAATAA
- the petA gene encoding ubiquinol-cytochrome c reductase iron-sulfur subunit produces the protein MTDKVHEGPEDEGRRDFIESITGVVAVGGMAAATWPFIQSMNPSRDVLSKATTEVDIKDIQPGESKTVSWQGKPVFIMRRTVEEIEQMKGEGEGKDPEPDEARAKNPEWLVVIGLCTHLGCVPNRKKDGWFCPCHGSSYDNSGRILRGPAPRNLELPPYEFLAADKILIGKKA, from the coding sequence ATGACTGACAAGGTACATGAAGGCCCCGAAGATGAGGGGCGTAGGGACTTTATAGAATCTATAACCGGTGTAGTGGCGGTTGGCGGTATGGCTGCAGCCACATGGCCTTTTATCCAAAGCATGAATCCGTCGCGAGATGTCCTTTCCAAGGCGACGACTGAGGTGGATATCAAGGATATTCAGCCCGGTGAGTCCAAAACGGTTTCATGGCAGGGGAAACCTGTCTTTATTATGCGTCGGACCGTGGAAGAAATTGAGCAAATGAAAGGTGAGGGCGAAGGTAAGGATCCCGAGCCTGATGAAGCCAGAGCCAAGAATCCAGAATGGTTGGTGGTTATAGGTTTATGCACCCACCTGGGTTGCGTGCCCAATCGCAAAAAAGATGGCTGGTTCTGCCCATGTCATGGTAGCTCCTATGATAACAGCGGCCGAATCTTGAGAGGGCCGGCGCCACGTAATCTGGAGTTGCCTCCGTATGAGTTTTTAGCGGCGGATAAGATTCTCATTGGCAAAAAGGCATAG
- a CDS encoding cytochrome c produces the protein MFKIKRICAVATYGFILGMVLTHTAVAGDVKAGQEKSGVCGGCHGPDGISFSPEIPNLKGQKEVYLAKAIGDYKSGARKNPMMSAMVGGLSETDIADLAAYFSSLK, from the coding sequence ATGTTCAAAATCAAACGCATATGCGCAGTCGCTACATACGGTTTCATACTAGGCATGGTGCTTACGCACACTGCTGTGGCTGGCGATGTAAAAGCCGGTCAGGAAAAGTCAGGAGTGTGTGGTGGGTGTCATGGCCCGGATGGCATCAGCTTTTCACCGGAGATTCCTAATCTAAAAGGTCAGAAGGAGGTTTATCTGGCCAAGGCTATTGGAGACTACAAATCGGGTGCGCGCAAGAACCCAATGATGAGCGCGATGGTGGGTGGCCTGAGCGAAACAGATATCGCCGATCTGGCAGCCTACTTTTCCAGCTTAAAATAA
- a CDS encoding TonB-dependent receptor — MKIRSFTHLSTLLFCLMSGAAVALEDSSDRLVTEDIFFSDIPVTLTPSRIEQPATEVPMSVTTIDRNMIEASGATTLAEVFRLVPGMQMTYVNGAFPLVTYHGLSDEWSRRLQVQIDGRSIYLPLFSSVDWTNQVITLDEVERIEVIRGSNAPVYGSNAFIGVINIITRIPIDMQGGFVKLSTGLLDARSVAGDVLNGEMGRSVDGINASSILARYAGIQGKWEYVSSLNYKTDSGFDRMHDTQEIVSGFLRTIYTPTPFDRLDMQFGMSGGGMGSGVADGGVGFTFERPRDVLSHYQSVGWSHGLSSHQEVSLRAYHNYYEQHDQYNIGKVSEAMSGGGISLTSADVTAMFEIEDLMVQYAVNDNAAERFDMELEYQIQASKPFRINFVSGLGMRLDRFKSRWLIREEGYVSDLSERAFGSINWSIVEPLSLHLGAMLEHNEIVGSYVSPRLGATLRLGQHQALRFGLTRGVRTPSLLEANVYHSAQLIDGTDIVVIRIHSDDLRSEKLTSAELGYLMELPKVNTMLDVKIFHEKYEDLIYTANDYGFEQPTTIAAAIATAGQEDIRAPFLTHNGTNATIYGFEAQIKSNVSTFASLAFTYGYAKMDGQHLRFIDSPEFPEGMNYENVSSAVPEHTLSMLASMHLPWKFRLSSALYHLSDMRWIGDGSRVSGYNRWDMVLNRGFRFASVRGEVNAKLLNITDSYREFRSTNEFKTRAYLDMSLSF; from the coding sequence TTGAAAATAAGAAGTTTTACGCATCTTAGTACGCTGCTTTTTTGCCTGATGTCAGGCGCTGCAGTTGCGCTTGAAGATAGCAGTGATCGTCTTGTTACCGAGGATATTTTCTTTTCTGATATTCCTGTTACGTTAACTCCCAGCCGCATCGAACAGCCCGCCACTGAAGTACCGATGTCGGTTACGACCATCGATAGAAATATGATTGAAGCCTCTGGTGCCACTACTTTGGCGGAGGTTTTTCGTCTGGTGCCGGGTATGCAGATGACATATGTGAACGGCGCTTTTCCACTGGTGACTTACCACGGCTTAAGCGATGAATGGTCCCGTCGCTTGCAGGTGCAAATTGACGGCAGATCAATTTATCTGCCGCTGTTTTCGTCCGTGGATTGGACAAATCAGGTCATTACCCTGGACGAAGTTGAACGCATCGAAGTCATCCGTGGCTCGAACGCGCCGGTATACGGGTCAAATGCATTTATTGGCGTTATCAATATCATTACCCGAATTCCCATTGATATGCAGGGTGGCTTTGTCAAATTGAGCACCGGTTTGTTGGATGCGAGAAGCGTTGCAGGCGATGTCCTGAACGGCGAGATGGGACGTTCTGTTGACGGTATCAATGCGAGTAGCATTTTAGCCAGATATGCCGGAATCCAGGGGAAATGGGAATACGTATCAAGCTTGAACTACAAGACTGACTCCGGGTTTGATCGCATGCATGACACACAGGAAATCGTCTCTGGTTTTCTGCGCACGATTTACACTCCAACGCCATTTGATCGGCTGGATATGCAGTTTGGTATGAGCGGCGGCGGAATGGGCAGTGGCGTCGCAGATGGCGGCGTGGGCTTTACCTTCGAACGACCGCGGGACGTATTATCGCACTATCAAAGTGTAGGTTGGTCGCATGGTCTTTCCAGTCACCAGGAAGTTTCCTTGCGCGCATATCACAATTATTATGAGCAGCACGATCAATACAATATTGGAAAAGTTTCAGAAGCTATGTCTGGTGGAGGGATTTCCTTGACCTCAGCCGATGTGACAGCCATGTTTGAGATCGAAGATTTGATGGTGCAGTATGCCGTCAATGACAACGCTGCAGAACGCTTCGATATGGAATTGGAGTATCAAATTCAGGCTTCTAAGCCATTTCGCATAAATTTTGTGTCGGGCTTGGGGATGCGTCTTGATAGATTCAAAAGTCGCTGGCTGATACGCGAAGAGGGATATGTTTCGGATTTGAGCGAGCGCGCTTTTGGCAGCATAAACTGGAGCATAGTAGAGCCTCTGTCTTTGCATCTGGGCGCGATGCTCGAACACAATGAAATAGTTGGTTCGTATGTTTCACCAAGACTGGGCGCCACTTTGCGTCTTGGTCAGCATCAGGCTTTACGATTTGGGTTGACTCGTGGAGTACGTACGCCTTCTTTACTCGAAGCAAATGTCTATCATTCGGCGCAGTTAATCGATGGAACAGATATCGTGGTGATACGAATTCATTCAGACGACTTAAGGTCTGAAAAACTGACGTCAGCCGAACTGGGATATCTCATGGAGTTGCCCAAGGTCAATACCATGCTTGATGTAAAGATTTTTCATGAGAAGTACGAAGACCTGATATATACCGCGAATGATTATGGCTTCGAGCAGCCGACTACAATTGCCGCCGCGATTGCTACCGCAGGCCAGGAGGATATACGTGCGCCCTTCCTGACCCATAACGGCACAAACGCAACAATATATGGATTTGAAGCGCAGATAAAATCGAATGTTTCGACTTTTGCTTCATTGGCATTTACCTATGGATACGCAAAGATGGATGGACAGCATCTCCGATTTATCGATAGTCCCGAGTTTCCGGAGGGGATGAATTACGAGAATGTCAGTTCAGCTGTACCTGAGCACACGCTTAGCATGCTTGCCAGTATGCATCTTCCTTGGAAATTTCGTCTGAGCTCGGCGCTGTATCATCTTAGCGACATGCGCTGGATAGGCGATGGAAGCCGTGTATCGGGATATAACCGTTGGGATATGGTTTTGAATCGCGGATTCCGTTTTGCCAGCGTACGCGGCGAGGTCAATGCTAAACTTCTGAATATTACCGATTCCTATCGGGAGTTTCGCAGCACAAATGAATTTAAAACTCGCGCCTATCTTGATATGTCCTTATCTTTCTAA
- a CDS encoding oxidative damage protection protein, with amino-acid sequence MSRMVNCVKLGTEAEGLDRPTYPGDLGKRIFENVSKEGWQMWIKQQTMLLNEYRLSPIDPKARKFLEEQMEKFFFGDGGATPEGFVPPTQ; translated from the coding sequence ATGTCACGTATGGTTAACTGTGTAAAACTTGGAACAGAAGCCGAAGGTCTGGACCGTCCTACCTATCCGGGAGACCTGGGTAAGCGAATCTTCGAAAATGTTTCCAAGGAAGGCTGGCAAATGTGGATAAAACAGCAAACCATGTTGTTGAACGAATACCGTCTCAGTCCTATCGATCCCAAGGCGCGTAAATTCCTTGAAGAGCAAATGGAGAAATTCTTTTTTGGTGACGGCGGAGCGACGCCTGAAGGTTTTGTCCCGCCAACTCAATAA
- the mutY gene encoding A/G-specific adenine glycosylase, whose protein sequence is MRFSQAVLAWYDEFGRKSLPWQIQKSAYKVWVSEIMLQQTQVATVIPYFERFMARFPDVLALANSPIDDVLHYWSGLGYYARARNLHKSAQIVRDKHAGEFPGEFEQALALPGVGESTAGAILSLALQQHHAILDGNVKRVLCRFYRVDEWPGKPDVHRFLWELARETTPAERVSEYNQAMMDLGAMICTRSRPACQRCPLASECQGLLVGDAQAFPRKKPKKRIPVRETRMLLLKNAQGEIMLQRRPPSGIWGGLWSFPEPAQDVDTVEWCRTELGLEIAGLRHWATMRHTFSHFHLDIQPLIAYVDNPTPGVMEPTATVWYNSVSAETVGLAAPVRKLLDALMQENEELL, encoded by the coding sequence ATGCGTTTTTCTCAAGCTGTGCTTGCCTGGTACGATGAGTTTGGTCGTAAGTCACTGCCGTGGCAAATCCAGAAGTCTGCGTACAAGGTTTGGGTATCCGAAATTATGTTGCAACAGACACAGGTTGCGACGGTGATCCCGTATTTTGAGCGCTTTATGGCTCGATTTCCGGATGTGCTCGCCCTGGCAAACTCACCCATTGACGACGTTCTTCATTATTGGTCTGGCCTGGGCTATTACGCACGCGCGCGTAATCTGCACAAATCGGCGCAAATAGTTCGTGACAAACATGCAGGTGAATTTCCTGGTGAATTTGAGCAGGCCTTGGCGCTACCCGGGGTAGGGGAATCAACTGCGGGTGCGATTCTTTCGCTTGCTTTGCAACAGCACCACGCCATACTGGACGGTAATGTTAAACGCGTACTATGCCGTTTCTACCGAGTGGATGAGTGGCCCGGAAAGCCCGACGTACATCGTTTCCTATGGGAGTTGGCCCGAGAGACAACGCCTGCCGAACGTGTTTCTGAATACAATCAGGCGATGATGGATTTGGGTGCAATGATTTGCACACGTAGTCGTCCCGCCTGTCAAAGATGTCCTCTTGCCAGTGAATGCCAGGGCTTGTTGGTCGGTGATGCGCAAGCGTTTCCGCGCAAGAAGCCGAAAAAGCGTATCCCGGTGCGCGAAACCCGTATGCTTTTACTGAAAAATGCGCAAGGAGAAATAATGCTTCAACGCCGCCCACCCAGTGGTATCTGGGGAGGATTGTGGTCATTTCCTGAGCCTGCGCAAGATGTAGATACTGTAGAGTGGTGTCGCACTGAGCTTGGGCTTGAGATAGCCGGTCTTAGGCATTGGGCAACGATGCGACACACCTTTAGTCATTTTCATTTAGATATACAGCCATTGATCGCTTATGTGGATAACCCTACGCCCGGTGTTATGGAACCAACAGCCACGGTCTGGTATAACAGCGTCTCAGCAGAAACCGTGGGTCTTGCAGCCCCGGTACGAAAATTATTAGATGCTTTGATGCAGGAAAATGAGGAATTACTCTGA
- a CDS encoding TlpA family protein disulfide reductase: MKVSGTLFIWLLVIAFFVFMAWPALQELGGQGMSVGDEFPALELEDVTGKTLEFPADQIVVLNVWATWCAPCRAELPMLQSVGQAWERRGVQVVLANEEVTARTRVNDYLHSRNILLRSGFLPALQARRIGGIGVVPTTFIIDREGRLAVRFNRAITQGELERELERLLVKDANLK; this comes from the coding sequence ATGAAAGTTTCTGGAACCTTGTTTATCTGGTTGCTTGTAATAGCATTTTTTGTCTTCATGGCATGGCCTGCTTTGCAGGAATTGGGCGGTCAGGGAATGTCTGTCGGCGATGAATTTCCCGCTCTGGAACTGGAAGATGTTACGGGCAAAACGCTTGAATTTCCGGCAGACCAAATCGTTGTTTTGAATGTCTGGGCCACCTGGTGCGCCCCTTGTCGTGCCGAATTGCCTATGTTGCAATCAGTCGGGCAAGCCTGGGAACGAAGAGGTGTTCAGGTGGTGCTTGCCAATGAAGAGGTAACTGCCAGAACTCGGGTGAATGACTATCTGCATAGCCGTAATATATTGTTGCGTTCAGGATTTTTACCGGCGTTGCAGGCGCGCCGAATAGGCGGAATTGGCGTCGTACCTACGACTTTTATCATTGATCGTGAAGGCAGACTGGCGGTTCGTTTTAATCGCGCTATTACCCAAGGGGAATTAGAACGGGAATTGGAAAGATTATTGGTTAAAGACGCCAATCTGAAATAG